The following coding sequences are from one Lolium rigidum isolate FL_2022 chromosome 6, APGP_CSIRO_Lrig_0.1, whole genome shotgun sequence window:
- the LOC124663800 gene encoding putative cyclin-dependent kinase F-2, with product MATCNKRPAAVDRPGATTCRKRRRVVGTTADYDTEARLGEGMYGVVVKARHRATGQAVAIKSLCNPFNEHEPADAREVLREARFLEACGGHPNIVGFRGVVRDYVTDELCLVMEHVQGKSLHRLLRESRGGLPENTARGFMWQLLAAARRMHACHVVHRDLKPANIIVSGEEEEEGITNLKICDFGAALSLSEAPPYENAGTGWYRAPEMLLGFCIHDALVDTWSLGCVMAEILIGERLFQADGPVSLLSRIFEVVGAPDDVTWPGFTSREFAPEVLTGQRSTLRDIFPEEKLSKMGFDLLSGLLTCNPDKRFTAAAALKLPWFASVAANAQPLLLLPAAAATTAVSIKEEEVETAPSTLRRKRVTAKKSMLPVKKKTQLIVPPADMIEDGHSRHLE from the coding sequence ATGGCCACCTGCAACAAGCGGcccgccgccgtcgaccgcccGGGAGCGACCACCTGCCGCAAGAGGAGGCGCGTCGTCGGAACCACCGCGGACTACGACACGGAGGCGCGCCTCGGCGAGGGCATGTACGGCGTCGTCGTCAAGGCGCGCCATCGCGCCACCGGCCAGGCCGTGGCCATCAAGTCCCTCTGCAACCCCTTCAACGAGCACGAGCCCGCCGACGCCCGCGAGGTGCTGCGCGAGGCTCGCTTCCTGGAGGCGTGCGGCGGCCACCCCAACATCGTCGGCTTCCGCGGCGTCGTGCGCGACTACGTCACCGACGAGCTCTGCCTCGTCATGGAGCACGTCCAAGGGAAGAGCCTCCACCGCCTCCTGCGCGAGAGCCGCGGCGGGCTCCCGGAGAACACCGCGCGCGGCTTCATGTGGCAGCTTCTCGCGGCGGCCAGGAGGATGCACGCCTGCCACGTCGTCCACCGTGACCTCAAGCCGGCAAACATTATCGTtagcggcgaagaagaagaagaaggaatcaCCAACCTCAAGATCTGCGACTTTGGTGCCGCCCTGTCCCTGTCGGAGGCGCCGCCGTACGAGAACGCCGGCACGGGGTGGTACCGGGCGCCCGAGATGCTCCTCGGGTTCTGCATCCACGACGCGCTCGTCGATACGTGGTCGCTCGGCTGCGTGATGGCGGAGATCCTCATCGGCGAGAGGCTTTTCCAGGCGGACGGACCCGTCTCGCTGCTCAGCAGGATCTTCGAAGTGGTCGGCGCGCCAGACGACGTAACGTGGCCGGGGTTCACTTCCAGGGAGTTCGCGCCCGAGGTGCTAACGGGCCAACGGAGCACGCTGCGAGACATCTTCCCGGAGGAGAAGCTGTCCAAGATGGGCTTTGATCTCCTCAGCGGCCTTCTTACCTGCAACCCCGACAAGCGCTTCACGGCGGCCGCCGCGCTCAAGCTGCCATGGTTCGCCTCCGTTGCTGCAAACGctcaacctcttcttcttcttcctgctgctgctgctacgaCGGCCGTGTCCATAAAGGAGGAGGAAGTGGAGACCGCTCCATCGACGCTGCGCAGAAAGAGGGTCACCGCAAAGAAATCCATGTTGCCCGTAAAGAAGAAGACGCAGCTGATCGTTCCACCGGCTGACATGATCGAAGACGGCCACTCCCGACACCTGGAGTAG